One stretch of Natronolimnobius baerhuensis DNA includes these proteins:
- a CDS encoding extracellular solute-binding protein — protein sequence MQQRNSDHTNRFGRRPFLASAGLSAAGLAALAGCLGDDDSGNGNGDEDASGNGSDDGNGGGSNAAGSVAAAEPLASPVDSSGVSWDDLGDLEGEITVYSGRTRDQIDLVFEELENEYDGFEILRDYDDNDVQVNQIQQEGEATPADVFYSQDPGALGAVHDMGLVQQLPEDIVDTVPESYREPDGYWTGVSGRVRSVFYNEDRLDETPFDSWDELPTDIFEYATDDRFEGIISTRPNSGTFRGFVQAMVDLEGEDATRQWVSDFMEQDPDLFPSGSDQAAAVERGGDDDPIIGLGNSYYAARLVNEDPDSPIRVTFTEGDAGALFSVAGIAVTNEVDDPELVAEFARHLLAVEGQEFMMDDNGEFPVVDGVDYVGPLPGPDELNSPTYDLSEFDMDLQEANEVLEDEGMMPL from the coding sequence ATGCAACAGCGAAACAGCGATCACACGAATCGATTCGGCCGCCGACCATTCCTCGCCAGCGCAGGGCTTTCTGCAGCGGGCCTCGCTGCCCTTGCAGGCTGTCTTGGCGATGATGACAGCGGCAACGGGAACGGCGACGAAGACGCTAGCGGCAACGGCAGCGACGACGGCAACGGCGGAGGGTCCAACGCAGCAGGATCGGTTGCCGCTGCCGAACCACTCGCGAGTCCAGTCGACTCGAGTGGCGTTTCCTGGGACGATCTCGGCGATCTCGAGGGTGAGATCACGGTCTACTCGGGCCGAACACGCGACCAGATCGACCTGGTGTTCGAAGAACTCGAGAACGAGTACGACGGTTTCGAGATTCTCCGCGATTACGACGACAACGACGTTCAGGTCAACCAGATCCAACAGGAGGGAGAGGCGACGCCGGCAGACGTCTTCTATTCCCAGGACCCGGGCGCACTCGGTGCCGTTCACGACATGGGCCTCGTTCAGCAGCTTCCGGAAGACATCGTCGATACCGTCCCCGAAAGTTACCGCGAACCCGACGGCTACTGGACTGGGGTCAGCGGCCGGGTTCGGTCCGTCTTTTATAACGAGGATCGACTGGATGAGACGCCGTTCGACAGCTGGGACGAGTTGCCAACGGATATCTTCGAGTACGCGACCGATGATCGATTCGAGGGCATCATCTCGACGCGGCCAAACTCCGGGACGTTCCGCGGGTTCGTCCAGGCAATGGTCGACCTCGAGGGCGAAGACGCGACGCGACAGTGGGTCAGCGACTTTATGGAACAGGATCCAGATCTGTTCCCGAGCGGGAGCGACCAGGCTGCAGCCGTCGAACGAGGCGGTGACGACGACCCGATTATCGGTCTCGGCAACAGCTACTACGCCGCCCGCCTTGTCAACGAGGACCCCGACTCGCCGATCCGTGTGACGTTCACTGAAGGCGACGCAGGCGCCCTGTTCAGCGTCGCTGGTATCGCCGTGACAAACGAAGTCGATGACCCCGAACTCGTCGCCGAGTTCGCACGCCACCTCCTCGCCGTGGAAGGCCAAGAGTTCATGATGGACGACAACGGCGAGTTCCCAGTCGTCGACGGCGTCGACTACGTTGGCCCGCTGCCTGGCCCTGACGAGCTCAACTCGCCGACGTACGACCTCAGCGAGTTCGACATGGATCTCCAGGAAGCCAACGAGGTGCTGGAAGACGAAGGCATGATGCCACTCTAA
- a CDS encoding class I SAM-dependent methyltransferase, translating into MSVRAEFDEWATSGRDKGMEERHWHTAKHALARMPVEPGETVLDLGCGSGYAGRALRDTNDAGRLYGLDGSPEMARNAASYTDDPNVGYVVGDFDALPFADNSIDHVWSMEAFYYAADPEHTLEEIARILRPGGTFYCAVNYYEENVHSHEWQEFIEIEMTRWDRTEYREAFREAGLHVAEQDTIPDREITIPAAAEFPLEDWDTREAMVERYREFGTLLTVGVTP; encoded by the coding sequence ATGAGCGTACGCGCAGAATTCGACGAGTGGGCGACGAGCGGACGCGATAAAGGGATGGAAGAGCGCCACTGGCATACCGCGAAACACGCACTCGCGCGCATGCCGGTCGAACCGGGAGAAACCGTCCTCGACCTTGGCTGTGGCAGCGGCTACGCCGGGCGTGCGCTTCGAGACACAAACGACGCCGGCCGACTGTATGGTCTGGATGGCTCGCCGGAAATGGCCCGCAATGCAGCCAGCTACACGGATGACCCAAACGTCGGCTACGTCGTCGGCGACTTCGACGCACTGCCCTTTGCCGACAACTCAATTGATCACGTCTGGTCGATGGAGGCGTTCTACTACGCCGCAGACCCCGAACACACGCTCGAGGAAATTGCCCGGATCCTCCGCCCCGGCGGCACGTTCTACTGTGCGGTCAACTACTACGAGGAGAACGTCCACTCTCACGAGTGGCAGGAGTTCATCGAGATCGAAATGACTCGCTGGGACCGAACTGAGTATCGCGAGGCCTTCCGCGAAGCCGGCCTCCACGTCGCTGAACAGGATACCATCCCCGACCGCGAGATCACGATCCCGGCCGCAGCCGAATTCCCACTCGAGGACTGGGACACTCGCGAAGCGATGGTCGAACGCTACCGTGAGTTTGGGACGTTGCTCACTGTCGGCGTCACACCGTAA